A region of Sphingobium baderi DNA encodes the following proteins:
- a CDS encoding DUF1214 domain-containing protein, with protein MSDTGIFEWEELLDQLRPLGQLMRERIPERLRSDPHVMQESMRLLLSGVLRTTNDAIMHDRSHPIFVPELNICQNIFQPNADTIYKAALIEKGGTYRIRGDRGTTRMMILAQLGPDTLRTGQHHPAQDANDFDDLQIGSDGSFDVILSPQRPAGHKGDWWELKPATEKLMVRIVACDWGIEREPRFGIVRLDAEKAAKGRPTLAELAHRFAEIPATATVCALAFPDKVQKLRDEGLINTLKVVDFSQMTGLARQSYYEGAYELADDEALITEVKIPKEVDYWSLILTNELYETTDWYHNQSSLNAAQAVIDSDGYFRAVISAGDPGVHNWLDTSGYPSGAVQGRWFNTDERPTPTMKKVKLADVQSHLPVDTVLVKPDARAEAIRERTLRAHTRIIW; from the coding sequence ATGAGCGACACTGGCATTTTCGAATGGGAAGAGTTGCTGGACCAGCTTCGCCCGTTGGGCCAATTGATGCGCGAGCGCATCCCCGAAAGGCTGCGTAGCGATCCGCATGTCATGCAAGAATCGATGCGTCTGCTGCTGTCGGGTGTGTTGCGAACCACGAACGATGCGATCATGCACGACCGTAGCCACCCGATCTTCGTGCCCGAACTCAACATTTGCCAGAATATCTTTCAGCCCAATGCCGACACGATCTACAAGGCGGCGCTGATCGAAAAGGGCGGCACATATCGTATCCGGGGCGATCGCGGCACGACGCGGATGATGATCCTCGCCCAGCTTGGGCCGGATACGCTACGCACCGGCCAGCATCATCCCGCGCAGGACGCCAATGATTTCGACGATCTTCAAATCGGTTCGGACGGTAGCTTCGATGTCATCCTGTCTCCACAACGCCCTGCCGGTCACAAGGGGGATTGGTGGGAACTCAAGCCTGCGACCGAAAAGCTGATGGTGCGGATTGTCGCCTGCGATTGGGGCATCGAACGCGAGCCGCGTTTCGGTATCGTGCGCCTGGACGCGGAGAAAGCCGCCAAAGGACGGCCGACGCTGGCGGAATTGGCGCATCGCTTTGCCGAAATTCCCGCTACGGCGACCGTTTGTGCGCTGGCCTTTCCTGACAAGGTGCAGAAATTGCGGGACGAGGGTCTCATCAACACGCTGAAAGTCGTAGACTTCTCGCAAATGACGGGCCTTGCCCGGCAATCCTATTATGAAGGGGCCTATGAACTGGCCGATGACGAGGCGCTGATCACTGAGGTTAAGATTCCTAAGGAGGTCGACTATTGGTCGCTGATCCTCACCAACGAACTTTATGAGACAACGGATTGGTATCATAATCAGTCCAGCCTCAATGCAGCGCAGGCCGTGATCGATAGTGATGGTTATTTCCGTGCCGTCATTTCGGCCGGTGATCCGGGCGTTCATAACTGGCTCGATACATCGGGCTATCCCAGCGGCGCGGTGCAAGGGCGCTGGTTCAACACCGATGAGCGGCCCACGCCGACGATGAAGAAGGTAAAACTCGCCGATGTGCAAAGTCATTTGCCTGTCGATACAGTGCTGGTGAAGCCGGACGCGCGCGCCGAGGCAATCCGCGAGCGTACGCTCCGCGCGCACACCCGCATCATCTGGTAA
- a CDS encoding sulfotransferase family protein — translation MNARVEERKPLKADALIAEARAATGLADFGPDLSFMTGFRRLVDAVEAMKPPAQLRETAHHKIVGLLSTRLRYVEDEKRHPDIVTQEVGDPLIVCGLPRTGTTITYDLLCLDPASRAPREWEWYIPWPAPEIATFDSDPRIAQVQAIYENWLKHAPQLADIQRMDCTQPGECNHGMMLHFASTNFPAELGVPDFARWLQKTVPEGQYRTHKRMLQQYQWKGPKGRWTLKSPQHLMDLPGLVEAYPGAMLVWTHRDPVKTFSSLASMISGFLAAVGAPQDDKAIGRSVFDTWSAALARATAARATRPDIEARIIDLAHADIVTDPMGSVERIYKRFNLPFSDEHRTRVSQFLTDNPAASRLGKHKHSPEHFGIDADEVHARLSDYYDRYGHLLGRA, via the coding sequence ATGAATGCGCGGGTCGAGGAGCGGAAGCCTCTGAAGGCCGATGCGCTGATCGCCGAAGCGCGTGCCGCGACAGGTTTGGCGGATTTTGGTCCTGACCTGTCGTTCATGACGGGTTTTCGGCGATTGGTCGATGCGGTCGAAGCGATGAAGCCGCCAGCCCAGTTGCGGGAAACCGCGCATCACAAGATCGTTGGTCTGCTTTCAACCCGCCTGCGCTATGTCGAGGATGAGAAGCGGCATCCCGATATCGTAACACAGGAAGTGGGCGATCCGTTGATCGTCTGCGGTCTGCCGCGCACGGGTACGACAATTACCTATGACCTGCTCTGCCTCGATCCCGCCTCGCGTGCGCCGCGCGAATGGGAATGGTATATTCCTTGGCCTGCTCCTGAAATAGCGACCTTCGACAGCGATCCGCGCATTGCACAGGTGCAGGCCATCTATGAAAACTGGCTGAAACATGCGCCGCAACTGGCGGATATTCAGCGGATGGATTGCACGCAGCCCGGTGAGTGCAACCATGGCATGATGCTGCATTTCGCCAGCACCAATTTCCCAGCAGAACTGGGCGTTCCGGATTTCGCCCGCTGGTTGCAGAAAACTGTGCCGGAAGGGCAATATCGCACCCATAAACGGATGCTACAGCAATATCAGTGGAAAGGGCCGAAGGGGCGCTGGACACTGAAATCGCCGCAGCATCTCATGGACCTTCCCGGCCTGGTGGAAGCCTATCCCGGCGCAATGCTGGTGTGGACGCACCGTGATCCGGTGAAGACCTTCTCCTCCCTCGCCAGCATGATATCGGGCTTCCTCGCGGCCGTCGGCGCCCCCCAGGATGACAAGGCGATAGGCCGTTCGGTGTTCGATACCTGGAGTGCGGCGCTGGCGCGTGCGACTGCCGCTCGCGCTACCCGTCCCGATATCGAGGCGCGGATCATCGATCTCGCCCATGCCGACATTGTTACTGATCCCATGGGTTCGGTCGAGCGCATCTACAAACGCTTCAACCTGCCTTTCAGCGACGAACATCGTACGCGCGTCAGCCAGTTCCTTACCGATAATCCGGCCGCCAGCCGCCTCGGCAAGCACAAGCATAGCCCCGAGCATTTCGGCATCGATGCTGACGAGGTTCATGCGCGCCTTTCCGACTATTATGATCGCTACGGCCATTTGCTGGGCCGCGCGTGA
- a CDS encoding TIGR03857 family LLM class F420-dependent oxidoreductase has translation MTVAVEPGAQALFDKFGTYILPGRVNDPRRGIDEAKEAERIGLGCVWISERYALKEPAVLAGAVAEATSKIRITGTMYATMRHPLVTASVADMMQAMSGERFRLMFARAVPAYMKMLGSPPITMERLADLISICRRLWAGEKVDYDGVLGKFPAINLTDRHGGTPPPIIFTAIGPKSLEFAGEHCDGVLLHPFVSAQGVKNSAKIVRDAAEKAGRDPMSVRIYHNIIVAPDLPKDEEEAVVGGRAITYFELPGFGDLIVDINGWDKKVLEQIRAHPKIAGLNGKPADQAYTRQELVDVSRLIPQQWLDEGAAVGTAAQCADQLMGFLDAGADEILLHGSSPKDMGPLTAELKRALGAKGL, from the coding sequence ATGACGGTAGCGGTGGAGCCGGGCGCACAGGCACTTTTCGATAAGTTCGGCACCTATATCCTTCCGGGGCGGGTCAATGATCCGCGCCGTGGCATCGATGAAGCGAAAGAGGCCGAAAGGATCGGTCTGGGTTGCGTCTGGATTTCGGAACGCTATGCACTGAAGGAACCGGCGGTGCTGGCCGGTGCGGTGGCCGAGGCGACGTCCAAGATCCGTATCACCGGCACCATGTACGCGACCATGCGTCATCCGCTGGTCACCGCCAGCGTAGCCGACATGATGCAGGCGATGAGCGGCGAGCGTTTCCGCTTGATGTTTGCCCGCGCAGTCCCTGCCTATATGAAGATGTTGGGATCGCCGCCGATCACCATGGAGCGGTTGGCTGACCTGATCTCCATTTGCCGCCGCCTCTGGGCGGGCGAAAAGGTCGATTATGATGGTGTGCTGGGCAAGTTTCCGGCGATCAACCTGACCGATCGTCATGGGGGCACGCCCCCGCCGATCATCTTCACCGCCATCGGTCCCAAGAGCCTGGAATTTGCCGGCGAGCATTGTGATGGTGTGCTGCTGCATCCCTTCGTGTCGGCTCAGGGGGTGAAGAATAGTGCGAAGATCGTCCGCGATGCGGCGGAAAAGGCCGGGCGCGATCCCATGTCCGTGCGTATCTACCATAATATCATCGTTGCGCCCGACCTGCCCAAGGACGAGGAGGAAGCCGTCGTTGGTGGCCGCGCCATCACCTATTTCGAACTGCCCGGCTTTGGCGATTTGATCGTCGACATCAACGGCTGGGACAAGAAGGTGCTGGAACAGATCCGCGCACATCCCAAGATTGCGGGACTTAATGGCAAGCCGGCCGATCAGGCCTATACGCGGCAAGAACTGGTCGATGTCAGCCGCCTCATTCCGCAGCAATGGCTGGACGAGGGCGCTGCGGTCGGGACCGCCGCCCAATGCGCCGATCAGTTGATGGGGTTCCTTGATGCAGGCGCGGATGAGATCCTGCTTCACGGTTCTTCACCCAAGGACATGGGGCCGCTCACCGCTGAACTGAAGCGCGCGCTGGGGGCAAAGGGATTGTAA
- a CDS encoding nuclear transport factor 2 family protein, producing the protein MSEELSRLLDYEAIRNVKARYCRLLDTKDWDGFITLFTPDAVMDVEEDTGNPPINGHAAILDQVRFAVIDAQSAHQIHSSEIDLRGDEADVITAMQDRVVWAPGKCPIPGGQSITGFGHYTERYVRRDGQWKIAALKLTRLYVEVHPEPAL; encoded by the coding sequence GTGAGCGAAGAACTTTCGAGGCTACTCGACTATGAGGCGATCCGCAATGTGAAGGCGCGCTATTGCCGCCTGCTCGACACAAAGGATTGGGACGGTTTCATTACCCTGTTCACGCCCGATGCCGTGATGGACGTGGAAGAAGATACCGGCAATCCGCCAATAAACGGGCATGCCGCTATCCTCGACCAAGTGCGCTTCGCGGTCATTGACGCGCAATCGGCGCATCAGATCCACTCATCGGAAATCGACCTGCGCGGGGATGAGGCGGATGTCATTACGGCGATGCAGGATCGGGTGGTCTGGGCGCCAGGCAAATGCCCGATTCCGGGCGGCCAGTCGATCACCGGTTTCGGCCATTACACCGAACGTTATGTGCGTCGGGATGGGCAGTGGAAAATCGCCGCGCTCAAGCTCACGCGCCTCTATGTAGAGGTGCATCCCGAACCTGCCCTTTGA
- a CDS encoding phosphotransferase family protein, protein MELLTPDRIKTQLQNWLTSEKPDWRDIQVHPLDVTLGAGFSADIFFVDVDYVDPAGAQSQTLVVRRQPMDLEVVFGSSLALQGKMMAALDARGDLPVPPWIGMHLDPDILGLPFLVMGKVEGECAKQKPNYNLEGWLVDMTPEQRRQTFTNAINAFASLAKIDWRDGFEFLVQPQNGKPGLDQYVGALEAWHKAAGRGRTMPIVDAAMAYVRANMPADADVNVLWGDPTPSNVMFAADGSVNALIDWELAALGPAELDLAWWLYFDDLFGRRFGVTRLDGLPSKDETIAIWEAASGQKAEHLDYYDIVAALRMALVAVGAFDRQVGIGNIPATNKSLNDNFMTLYLAEKMGLPIPELGPDFVAFMKNLTPVEEKAA, encoded by the coding sequence ATGGAACTATTGACCCCTGACCGTATCAAAACCCAGTTGCAGAACTGGCTGACGAGCGAAAAGCCTGATTGGCGCGATATTCAGGTCCATCCGCTCGACGTCACGCTGGGGGCGGGCTTTTCGGCGGACATCTTCTTTGTCGATGTCGACTATGTCGATCCGGCTGGAGCGCAGAGCCAGACGCTGGTGGTGCGCCGCCAGCCGATGGACCTGGAGGTCGTGTTCGGCAGCAGCCTCGCGCTTCAGGGCAAGATGATGGCGGCACTCGACGCGCGCGGCGACCTGCCCGTGCCGCCATGGATCGGCATGCATCTCGATCCCGATATTCTTGGCCTGCCCTTTCTCGTCATGGGAAAAGTCGAGGGGGAATGCGCCAAGCAGAAACCCAACTATAATCTCGAGGGCTGGCTGGTCGACATGACGCCGGAGCAGCGACGTCAGACATTCACGAATGCGATCAACGCGTTTGCCAGCCTGGCGAAGATTGACTGGCGCGACGGATTTGAATTTCTAGTCCAGCCGCAAAATGGGAAGCCCGGACTCGATCAATATGTCGGAGCTCTGGAGGCATGGCATAAGGCAGCCGGACGTGGCCGCACCATGCCGATCGTCGATGCCGCAATGGCGTATGTGCGGGCAAACATGCCCGCCGATGCGGATGTGAATGTTTTGTGGGGCGATCCCACGCCGTCGAACGTCATGTTCGCGGCCGACGGTAGCGTCAATGCGCTGATCGACTGGGAACTCGCGGCGCTGGGGCCGGCGGAACTGGATCTCGCATGGTGGCTCTATTTCGACGATCTGTTCGGCCGACGGTTCGGCGTAACTCGTCTGGACGGCTTGCCGAGCAAGGACGAGACCATCGCCATCTGGGAAGCCGCGAGCGGACAGAAGGCCGAACATCTCGATTATTATGATATCGTTGCCGCTCTCCGCATGGCGCTCGTTGCGGTAGGAGCGTTTGATCGGCAGGTTGGCATCGGTAACATCCCGGCGACGAACAAATCGCTCAATGATAATTTCATGACGCTTTATCTGGCGGAAAAGATGGGCCTGCCTATCCCGGAACTGGGGCCGGATTTCGTAGCGTTCATGAAGAATCTGACGCCGGTCGAGGAAAAGGCGGCCTGA